From the genome of Tachysurus fulvidraco isolate hzauxx_2018 chromosome 14, HZAU_PFXX_2.0, whole genome shotgun sequence:
aaagaagaagaagaagaagaagaagaagaagaagaagaagaagaatctttCCTTCTGAGGGGCAGTGCAGTATGTAGTGTTATTTAcctccactagggggcagtatTTGTGTGCATACCACTCCTGAGAGTAAAGGCACAGCAGAACGGCGAGACCCAGAAACAGAGCCGTCCACACGATGATGTTCCACACAGGTCCAGTTCTCCTGTCATGTAGGACGAAGTTAAACAGCACTGAGGGacacaaacagcacagagacataataataaacaacatgtctctctctctcaatctctctctctctctctctctctctctctctctctctctctcattccctgaatctctctctctctctctcaatctctcattttctctctctctcaatctctctgtctctctctcattctctcattctctcaatctctctctccgtctctctctttctctctctctctctctctctctcaatatctaattttctctctctctctctctctctctctctctctctctctctctctctcaatctctctctctctctctcattcagtttataaaatctaaaataaatcctCACTTCCGAAgcacatgaagagacagaagaggaCGGGGTAGAAGAACCCGAAGCACACGGCCAGCACGTACTCGTGAACCACGGCCGAGACGGTGAAAACGACAAACATGGCGGTCGCTCGGAAACGTTTCCGAGTCATCTGTGGAGAGACGGACAGTTATAAATGGCTATAAATGTTCATTACCAGGTTAATAAACGTATAATAAACATTCTGATGtatttctgttgtgtttcttACCCACAGGAGGTCCCGATACACGTAGCTGTAAAGCCAGTCGTGCACCACCACGTTCCAGGTGCGGTAGTAATTAGCAAAGGACGTCGAGTTCCACCAGTCCTGAAGTGTCATAGACTTTATGTCATTAATCAGTAATAAACAAAATCCATAATTATTCAGGCTGAACAGGTCGTATAGGTGTAGTAGGtttacacacacctttacacacacacacacacacacacacacacacacacacacacacacttatagacCTTGTGTAGGTCTATAAGGGGTTATAATCATTACTACAGACTGTACTGGTAAACGTTTATAATGGGGTCTCAAAGCATGTTACATTTAcatggtgtgtaacagtgtgtgtaacagtgtgtgtgtaacagtgtgtgtaacagtgtgtgtaacagtgtgtgtaacagtgtgtgtaacagtgtgtgtaaaggtgtgtgtgtaacagtgtgtgtaacagtgtgtgtaaaggtgtgtgtgtaacagtgtgtgtaacagtgtgtgtaacagtgtgtgtaacagagtgtgtaaaggtgtgtgtgtaacagagtgtgtaaaggtgtgtgtaaaggtgtgtgtgtaacagtgtgtgtaacagtgtgtgtaaaggtgtgtgtgtaacagtgtgtgtaaaggtgtgtgtgtaaaggtgtgtgtaaaagtgtgtgtaaaggtgtgtgtaacggtgtgtgtgtaaaggtgtgtgtgtaacagtgtgtgtaaaggtgtgtgtgtaaaggtgtgtgtgtaaaggtgtgtgtaacagtgtgtgtaaaggtgtgtgtaacagtgtgtgtaaaggtgtgtgtgtgtaaaggtgtgtgtgtaacagtgtgtgtaaaggtgtgtgtgtaaaggtgtgtgtaaaggtgtgtgtgtgtgtaaaggtgtgtgtaaaggtgtgtgtgtaacagtgtgtgtaaaggtgtgtgtgtaacagtgtgtgtaaaggtgtgtgtgtaacagtgtgtgtaaaggtgtgtgtgtaacagtgtgtgtaaaggtgtgtgtgtaacagtgtgtgtaaaggtgtgtgtaaaagtgtgtgtaaaggtgtgtgtaaaggtgtgtgtgtaaaggtgtgtgtgtaaaggtgtgtgtgtaacagtgtgtgtaaaggtgtgtgtgtaaaggtgtgtgtgtaacagtgtgtgtaaaggtgtgtgtgtaaaggtgtgtgtaaaggtgtgtgtaaaggtgtgtgtaaaagtgtgtgtaaaggtgtgtgtaaaggtgtgtgtgtaaaggtgtgtgtaaaagtgtgtgtaaatgtgtgtgtaacagtgtgtgtaaaggtgtgtgtaaaggtgtgtgtaacagtgtgtgtaacagtgtgtgtgtaaaggtgtgtgtaacagtgtgtgtaaaggtgtgtgtaaaggtgtgtgtaacagtgtgtgtaaaagtgtgtgtaaaggtgtgtgtgacagtgtgtgtaacagtgtgtgtaaaggtgtgtgtaacagtgtgtgtaaaagtgtgtgtaacagtgtgtgtaaaggtgtgtgtaaaggtgtgtgtgtaaaggtgtgtgtaacGGTGTGTGTAAAAGTCTGTAACAGtttgtgtaaaggtgtgtgtaacggtgtgtactggtctgtagtggtgtgtactggtgtgtaaaggtgtgtactgatctgtactggtgtgtaccggtgtgtactggtgtgtaccagtgtgtactggtgtgtactggtctgtactggtgtgtactggtgtgtaaaggtgtgtactggtgtgtaaaggtgtactggtctgtactggtgtgtaaaggtgtgtaaaggtgtgtaaaggtgtactggtgtgtactggtctgtactggtgtgtaaaggtgtgtactggtgtgtactggtgtgtaaaggtgtgtactggtgtgtactggtgtgtactggtgtgtaaaggtgtgtactggtgtgtactggtgtgtactggtgtgtaaaggtgtgtactggtgtgtaaaggtgtgtactggtgtgtactggtgtgtaaaggtgtgtactggtgtgtaaaggtgtgtactgGTCTGTACTGGTCTGTACTGGTGTGTAAaggtgtactggtgtgtactggtgtgtaaaggtgtactggtgtgtaccggtgtgtactggtgtgtaccagtgtgtactggtgtgtactggtgtgtaaaggtgtgtactggtgtgtaaaggtgtgtactggtgtgtaaaggtgtgtactggtgtgtactgGTCTGTACTGGTGTGTAAAGGTGTACTGGTCTGTACTGGTCTGTACTGGTGTGTAAAGGTGTACTGGTCTGTACTGGTCTGTACTGGTGTGTAAaggtgtactggtgtgtactggtctgtactggtgtgtaaaggtgtactggtgtgtactggtctgtactggtgtgtaaaggtgtgtactggtgtgtactggtgtgtaaaggtgtgtactggtgtgtaaaggtgtgtactggtgtgtaaaggtgtactggtctgtactggtgtgtaaaggtgtgtactggtgtgtactggtgtgtaaaggtgtgtactggtgtgtaaaggtgtgtactggtgtgtaccggtgtgtaaaggtgtgtactggtgtgtactggtctgtaatggtgtgtactggtgtgtaaaggtgtgtactggtgtgtaaaggtgtgtactggtgtgtaaaggtgtactggtgtgtactggtctgtactggtgtgtaaaggtgtgtactggtgtgtactggtgtgtaaaggtgtgtactggtgtgtactggtgtgtaaaggtgtgtacaggtgtgtactggtgtgtactggtctgtaatggtgtgtactggtgtgtaaaggtgtgtactggtgtgtaaaggtgtgtactggtgtgtactggtctgtactggtgtgtactggtgtgtaaaggtgtgtactggtgtgtaaaggtgtgtactggtgtgtactggtgtgtaaaggtgtgtactggtgtgtactggtctgtactggtgtgtactggtgtgtaaaggtgtgtactggtgtgtaaaggtgtgtaaaggtgtgtactggtgtgtaaaggtgtgtactgGTCTGTACTGGTCTGTACTGGTGTGTAAaggtgtactggtgtgtactggtgtgcactggtgtgtaaaggtgtactggtgtgtactggtgtgtactggtctgtactggtgtgtactggtctgtactggtgtgtactggtgtgtactgGTCTGTACTGGTCTGTACTGGTGTGTACTGGTCTGTactggtgtgtagtggtgtgtacaGGTAACCAGGTTTGTAATGGTCTGTACTGGTCTGTattggtgtgtagtggtgtgtagtggtgtgtactggtgtgtagtggtgtgtactggtgtgtagtggtgtgtagtggtgtgtactggtgtgtacagGTAACCAGGTTTGTAATGGTCTGTACTGGTCTGTactggtgtgtagtggtgtgtagtggtgtgtactggtgtgtaaaggtgtgtactggtgtgtactgTTCCTGACCCTATAAAACATTCTGTCTCCAAAACGCAGCATTTCAGCAAACGCATTGAGCCAGCAGTGTAAAAAGGCAAAGAAGGCCAAGAAGAGAATCAGTGCTCctgcatgaaaacacacacacacacacacacacacacacacacacacacacacacacacacacacacacacacacacacacacacaaacaaatgcaaaatacaATTTACTTATTACCCGTCTAtggtaaccacacacacacacacacacatacacacacacacacagtgtgtaccTGGCAATATGGAGTTGAAGATACAGAGCACCATCACTCTGAGGTCGAACAGCTGCATGTTCACATTGTGAAACTGAGGAATGCAGAGACGCACAAACACGTAATAGGCGTAGAATAAACATCCAAGAACCTGCAGCAACAATGACACAGTGGTTAgggtcatcacacacacacacacacacacacacacacacacacacacaaacacacacacacacacacacacacacacaaacacacacacacacaaacacacacacacactcacacacacacacactcacacacacaaacacacaccatcagcaCTTACCTGTAAAAATTGGGTGGTCACATAACTCCATCGAACACACGGATTTCTACAATAGATGATGTTTGTCACAGTCAGACCACAGAACAGGaagaaataagtgtgtgtgtgtgtgtaaatgtgtgtgtgtgtgtgtgtgcgtgtgtgtgaatgtacgtgtgtgtgtgtgtgtgtatatgtgtgtgtgtgtgtgtgtgtgtgtgtgtgtgtgtgtgtgtgaatgtatgtgtgtgtgtgtgtgtgagtgtgtgtgtatgtgtgagtgtgtgtgtgtgggagtgagtgtgtgtgtgtgtgtgtgtatgtgtgtgtgtgtgtgtgtgtgagtgtgtatgNgtgtgtgtgtgtgtgtgtttgtgtgtgtgtgtatgtgtgtgtgtgtttgttttttttgtgaatgtgtgtgtttatgtgtgtgtgtgtgttgtgtgtgtgtctgttgtgtgtgtgttggtttgttgtttttgtgttgtgtttttgtggtgtgtgttttgtgttgtgttttttgtttgtgtgttgtttggttgttattgtgtttttttgtgtgttttatttatgtgtgtgtgtgtgtgagtgtgtgtgtgtgagtgtgtgtgtgagtgtgtgtgtgtgtgagtgtgtgtgagtgtgtgtgagtgtgtgtgagtgtgtgtgtgtgagtgtgtgtgagtgtgtgtgagagagagtcttGCCTTGGATAACTGTCTCTGTAGATCAGAGTGGGTGCAAACAGGAAGTAAATGTAGGAGCTCAGACGAGGTTCTGCCCCTGAAGCTGAATCACATTAATGTTCAGTCAGTAAACAGTGGAGAAACATCTGGATCCAAAAAGGTCATAAACGTCAGTCCCTCACCTGAGCTTCCTTTGGCTGAAGACCACACGCGGGACACGTTCTCCCTGATAAAGGAATGGACCTTCATCATCAGACGCACCTGTgggaagaaaacacacacacacacacacacacacacacacacacacacacacacacacacacacacacacacacacacacacacacacttctactcAATTTCCTCCTGGATCagagaatgaataataaaaataataataataataataataataataataataataataataataaggtctGAGTGTGAAGCAGAAGATTCAATACCATGtgaatgaagatgaagaagagacTCAGTACAGAAGGAAGTTCAGTACCTGCTCGAGAATGAGGATGAAGCAGGACGCAGGAGGAAGGCTGTTTTTCAGCACAATGTAAGTAGGCAGGAAACCAAGTCCGAGGCTTTGGTACAGCAGCAGGAACGTCACGGCGATGAACGAGTAGAAGTGTCGGTGGTGTGATGAGGAATAAGACCCCGCCCACCAACGGAGAAGTGCGAAGGGAACGACGAGCGCCGAGAGGAACATGCAGAGCCACGAGACGACGACGAGGGGAAACTGACCGAACGCAAACACCAGCAGGTCAAAATCCAGCACCAACCTGCAGAGAGACACCAGGATGGACACCAGGATGGACACCAGGATGGACACCAGGATGGACACCAGGATGGACACCAGGATGGACAGACCGAACCATCAGCACTGTGTCCTGTGTgctgtttaaatattaacacaaacacagaactcACCGGCCCTCATCTATGAAGTCTACAACTAATGTActgaggatgaagaggatgaggagggCGATGAACATGTGATAAATCGTCCGGATGTGATTCACCTCAAACAGCTCGCTGTAGCAACAACAAATACACCTGGGTGAGTAAAGGTGTGTTTATAACAGCAGCATAAGCACTTATAAATGTTACTTACTCTAACAAGGAGCGACGCACCACAAACTGTTTACTCTGAGCCTGAGAAGAcctgggggaggggggagggggagggagagagagggagggagagggagggagacagagagagagacagagagagagagagagagagagagagagacagagagagagacagagagagagagagagagagagagagagagagagagagacagagagagacagagacagagagagagacagagacagagagagagacagagagagagagagagagagagagagagagagagacagagacagagagagagagagagagagagagagagagagagacagagagagacagagacagagagagacagagacagagagagagagagagagagacagagacagagagagagacagagagagagacagagacagagagagagagagagagagagagagacagagacagagagagacagagacagagagagacagagagagagacagagacagagagagagagagagagagagagagacagagacagagagagagagagacagagacagagagagagagacagagacagagagagacagagacagagagagacagagagagagacagagacagagacagagacagagagagagacagagacagagagagagagagagagacagagacagagagagagacagagacagagagagagagagagagagagagagagagagagagagacagagacagagagagacagagagagagacagagagagagagagagagagagagagagacagagacagagagagacagagacagagagagagacagagacagagagagagagagagagagagagagagagagagagagagagacagagacagagagagacagagacagagagagacagagagagagacagagagagagagagagagagagagagagacagagagagactgtaaACATTTAACCTTTACACAAATAAAGTAGAAGAGAACAGAAAGTCTAAGAGCATTAACACTATTGTCACTATCGCTATGGTTACGTCCTGAATGGTGTAAACACTGTGGAAGCTCTTTCTCTGGTAAAGagtgtgacgtgtgtgacgtgtgtgacgtgtgagacgtgtgtgacgtgtgtgactAAATGTGGGTGTGTCCAGGATGACGAGCTGGTGACTAAATGTGGGTGTGTCCAggatgatgacatcatcagtgcTGCTGTAACTTATTAGTGTGAGCTGTATGAGAGCCAGTACACAGTGGTGTAAATGAGCACTAATAGTGAGCACTGTGACATTACACCTGAACACTGTACCTCAGCTCacttctctcactgtctgtagGGGGCTGTGAGGAAGACGACAGTGATGAAGAGTCCAGTGTGTGAGATTCGTCTATCAGAGACTCCACAAACTCCTTCAGCTGAGAGTCAAAGTGCTGAATCAAGTTCTCTTTCAGCTGCTGCAGAGAAAATTAAAGCATTTCATTAAAATGGCTAACGAACATAATCAGAGCttcagtacaggtgtgtgtttgacctttgaccccagTGGGATTACTGATCCATAGGTAATGAATGTAACTGTAGATAAAGTGCCATGTgatcttcacttcctgtttctcagcAAAGCCAAGATTTCAACCCAAGATTTCAACAGACACTAATTTGCAACTGatttgcatcacacacacacacacacacacacacacacacacacacacacacacacacacacacacacacacacacacacacacacacacacacacacacacacacacacacacatagacatagacacacacacacacacacccagacacacacacacacacacatagacacacacacacacacacacacacatagacatagacacacacacacacatagacatagacacacacacacacacacacatagacatagacatagacacacacacacacacacacacatagacatagacacacacacacacccagacacacacacacacacacatagacatagacacacacacacacacatagacatagacacacacacacacacacccagacacacacacacatagacacacacacacacacacacacacacatagacatagacacacacacacacacacacacacccagacacacacacacacacacacagagacacacacacacacacacacacacacccagacacacacacacacacacacacatagacatagacacacacacacacacacacagacagacacacacactcacacacacacacacacagacacacacacagacacacacacacatagacatagacacacacacacacagacagacacacacactcacacacacacacacacagacacacacacacacactcacacacacacacacacacagacacagataatcatctctctttattctctctaaGCTTCCAGCCATTCCTGTTTCTTATAATCACAGCCCTTCCCTGCACTCAATGCTCACAGCCTCACAGATACCCTCTCTATCTCCCTGAAGCCTCACAGATACCCTCTCTATCCTCCTGAAGCCTCACAGATACCCTTTCCATCCTCCTGAAGCCTCACAGATACCCTCTCTATCCCCCAAAGCTTCACAGATACCCTCTCTATCCCCCAAAGCTTCACAGATACCCTCTCTATCCCCCAAAGCTTCACAGATACCCTCTCTATCCCCCAAAGCTTCACAGATACCCTCTCTATCCCCCAAAGCTTCACAGATACCCTCTCTATCCCCCAAAGCTTCACAGATACCCTCTCTATACCCCAAAGCTTCACAGATACCCTCTCTATACCCCAAAGCTTCACAGATACCCTCTCTATACCCCAAAGCCTCACAGATACCCTCTCTATACCCCAAAGCCTCACAGATACCCTCTCTGACACTCATCCCAGCCCTCCACAGATCTTTCGCTGGATCTCGCAACACTGTGATGAACACGTTCACATCACATTTGCAAACTGGAACTTCAGGGTAActtggagatgtgtgtgtgtgtgtggggggggggtggtctGACAATACAAGGTAAACATAATCCCAGAACTCTGGCCCAAGTTCCCAAAGATCCCCCGGTTTTTCTACGGTTCTATGATCACTCATCTGGTGTAAATAATATGGCGTCTGCACTGGAGTTACGTAAGGAGAAAGACCACACCTGAAGCTCCACCTTCTTCCTAATAAACTGCCTTCccatctctctccatcacagCTAGAGACATGCTGCCACTTCCTCCTGGTCTCCTGCACACTATTCCGAGTATCACACACTAACCCTCTGATAGTTCTGACTTTTGTACAGTTTCACAATCAGTCTCCATGTCATGTGGTGGAGGACATGGTCATGTCATGTGGTGGAGGACATGGTCATGTTTTAGTGTCTCCACCCTCATCttatttccctttctctcaTCCTGTTTCCTCTGCACTGCACAGCTCAGGCTCTCGGTGTCAGATCAGTAGTTACCTCGGCTTTCTTCCCCAGACGCAGCTTCCCTTTCAGCTCCACACTTCCTGAAACCAAGAGCATGAAGGTGTTTATGATGTTCACGTCTTATCCAGgaagtgtatttatttagtgGGAGAAACTTCTGCACATTCGACTTAGAGTTAATACGTAACCTTTAACATTCAATATTTCATCTCTTACAGTAAGAAGTATAGATGGGGAAATAATGCAAGCCCTCACGCCAGCCCCCACACCAGCACCACCAGCCCCCACACCAGCCCCCACACCAGCACTCACACCAGCACTCACACAAGCACAATGGCTAAGATCATGATAATTGTCACATGTTGCGGTCGAGCTTACATTACATGAGGACAGAGACAGCTGGGACTGAAACACGGCAGAGTACAAGGAGACTGAGACGAGAAAAGGATTCACAAGGACAGAAATGAGCTAAAAATACATATGGACAACAAGAGACAAAGCAGGTAGGGACTGAGATGGGCAGGCTAGACGGGGACTGAGACGGGGCAGGCTAGACGGGGACTGAGACGAGACAGAGCGGACGGGAACCGAGACGAGACAGAGCGGACGGGGACCGAGACGAGACAGAGCGGACGGGGACCGAGACGAGACAGAGCGGACGGGGACCGAGACGAGACAGAGCGGACGGGGACCGAGACGAGACAGAGCGGACGGGGACCGAGCCGAGACAGAGCGGACGGGGACCGAGCCGAGACAGAGCAGAGGGGGACCGAGACGAGACAGAGCAGAGGGGGACAAGTTCATAAAAATAGAACTTTTCATTAACAGTCATCACACCTCTCAAGTCCAAGcttgtacacacgcacacacgcacgcacgcacacacacacacacacacacttaccgtTCCTGCTTTCATGAACGTCTCCTCCAGTCTCTGTGGTGTCTCGATTCTTCATGTTTACTTCCTTAAGTGAACCACGACAGGTACCTCGTCCTCTCCTGTTCTCCATCTTCTGTGtacctgaatgtgtgtgtgtgtgtgtgtgtgtgtgtgtgtgtgtgtgtgtgtgtgtgtgtgtgtgtgtgtgtgtgtgagtgagtggggggGGGATAAACACTATATAAATTCCAGGTGTGGAGAAGTCCGAGTTGATGGAGAACTGAAACCCAGCTGAGATCTGCACTGGTTTCTCTCTGACGTCTCAGCAGCTGAACAGATTCACTGTTAACCCTAAACTCCAATTTTACATTAAACTTCATTTAAGTgcaaaaaacagataaaaaacacAGCGACATTATTAAAGCCTTCTACTGGAAATGAGAAATGACGTGGACTTACCTCccaggagagagggagagagaggagagagagagagagagagagagagagagagagagagagagagagagagagagagagagagagtaggtgtgtgtgtatatgtgtgtgtgtgtgtgtgtgtgtgtgtgtgtgtgtatgtatgtatgtatgtgtgtgagagagagtaagtgtgtgtgtgagagagagagagagtgagtgagtgagtgtgtgtgtgtgagagagagtgagtgtgtgtatgtatgtatgtgtgtgagagagagtgagtgtgtgtgtgtgtgtgtgcatgtatgtgtatgtgtgtgtatgcagaagTAGAGGACATGAACACAACACTTACCCCTTTTGCCCCTGAGCGCGTTTATTCCTCACTTTAATTCTAATCGACTTCGTTAATAAATCAGCCGCTTTCATGATGCGGAAGAAGCTGTTAGGGGGCGTGGCTTGGGTAAGGTGCGTCGACTCTGGCCTTACGCCATTGGCTGAAATGGTAACTGTCAGTGACGTTGACGAATCACGTTCAAGGatggaaataaaacaacaatactactactgatacatgtattattaattattattaaacgtattcattttttattagtagtagtaatacacacacacatgcacacacac
Proteins encoded in this window:
- the soat1 gene encoding sterol O-acyltransferase 1; the encoded protein is MENRRGRGTCRGSLKEVNMKNRDTTETGGDVHESRNGSVELKGKLRLGKKAEQLKENLIQHFDSQLKEFVESLIDESHTLDSSSLSSSSQPPTDSERSELRSSQAQSKQFVVRRSLLDELFEVNHIRTIYHMFIALLILFILSTLVVDFIDEGRLVLDFDLLVFAFGQFPLVVVSWLCMFLSALVVPFALLRWWAGSYSSSHHRHFYSFIAVTFLLLYQSLGLGFLPTYIVLKNSLPPASCFILILEQVRLMMKVHSFIRENVSRVWSSAKGSSASGAEPRLSSYIYFLFAPTLIYRDSYPRNPCVRWSYVTTQFLQVLGCLFYAYYVFVRLCIPQFHNVNMQLFDLRVMVLCIFNSILPGALILFLAFFAFLHCWLNAFAEMLRFGDRMFYRDWWNSTSFANYYRTWNVVVHDWLYSYVYRDLLWMTRKRFRATAMFVVFTVSAVVHEYVLAVCFGFFYPVLFCLFMCFGMLFNFVLHDRRTGPVWNIIVWTALFLGLAVLLCLYSQEWYAHKYCPLVEPSFLDLLKPRSWSCYVRTSRAAGDA